The Stomoxys calcitrans chromosome 3, idStoCalc2.1, whole genome shotgun sequence genome includes a region encoding these proteins:
- the LOC106083187 gene encoding uncharacterized protein LOC106083187, with translation MDSDALQGKLQQWSCDEDKVEIGEMFTAQWHAQPSAATSAIGSVLRNDPSSALPRIDYSATAVSAASAISSEILPAVSLNDINPNATETDLEVDRWPVSQIMRLLRFYAAHRCLWDVDCVDNHNRKMRHAALVDITAAMGDDMTKEQIVQKINVVRATYRYERKRIKQRIKRGMGAKTKLKWFALADAFLRKVPKKGRKAEDPQNSDSDLEDAVIFTINPETLGPLLKKDAIQEIKNREEIKEFRSYIHSESADCDAIPKTEEERDGDTNFSIGVVSSETFENPNSEVIENNLQKQLNTLNKSLLCSKELVELDNHYDLARLLKQEPTLETKSWTLETTIQFLHLMKSHPILLGDNMGLIEESHKLALQTIANEMARSYKSIEKRWLIFKKTVDEEKQKILNNPIYVPRYKWWQEAATIMQSLPQLKTESIYLEEKSESENDEGEYASRFENPIPSVAPLSNMNEAMASLFHDDFSLSSNSNSEQTLVNDASNSSKIVWKGLEDDLLEGKWSLKHSVKFLRLYGVHRCLWDLNDPDYRSRPLRNAAIEDIAASMGHNLTPSYVAKKIKIFRITYMQQRKRILEATQRGETQEILLKWFPLADSFLRPHIGLRSIKSDAKEIPQFDFQYVYANLNLIDPALLNDFRGKGTQNAIDIGGNEDECINSPAEK, from the exons ATGGATTCAGATGCACTTCAAGGTAAACTCCAACAGTGGTCCTGCGATGAAGACAAGGTGGAGATTGGAGAAATGTTTACAGCG caatggcATGCACAACCATCAGCCGCTACCTCAGCGATAGGGTCTGTACTCCGGAACGACCCTAGTTCCGCATTGCCAAGGATTGACTACTCAGCGACAGCTGTATCAGCTGCTTCTGCTATAAGCAGTGAAATACTACCAGCCGTTAGCCTTAATGACATAAACCCCAATGCAACAGAAACCGACCTGGAAGTTGATAGGTGGCCAGTATCCCAAATAATGCGCTTATTACGCTTCTATGCTGCACATCGATGCCTTTGGGATGTAGATTGCGTCGATAACCATAATCGTAAAATGCGTCATGCGGCTTTGGTGGATATAACAGCAGCAATGGGAGATGATATGACCAAGGAACAAATTGTTCAGAAAATCAATGTTGTAAGAGCAACTTATCGTTATGAAAGGAAGAGGATAAAGCAACGAATAAAGCGTGGTATGGGCGCAAAGACCAAATTGAAATGGTTTGCCTTGGCCGATGCTTTTTTGAGGAAAGTGCCAAAGAAGGGGCGAAAAGCGGAG GATCCTCAGAACTCCGATTCTGACTTAGAAGATGCAGTTATATTCACAATAAATCCAGAAACCTTGGGTCCCCTATTAAAAAAAGACGCCATTCAGGAAATCAAAAATCGGGAAGAAATTAAGGAATTTAGATCATACATTCACTCTGAGTCGGCTGATTGTGACGCAATCCCTAAGACAGAGGAAGAGAGGGACGGCGACACAAATTTTTCCATTGGTGTTGTTAGTTCAGAAACTTTCGAAAACCCAAATTCGGAGgttatagaaaataatttacAGAAACAGTTGAATACTTTAAACAAATCGCTACTATGTTCCAAAGAGTTGGTTGAGTTGGATAATCATTATGATCTGGCTAGGTTACTAAAGCAAGAACCAACTTTAGAAACTAAATCCTGGACTTTGGAAACTACCATACAATTTTTACATTTAATGAAGAGTCATCCCATTCTTCTGGGCGATAATATGGGCCTTATCGAAGAATCTCATAAATTGGCTTTACAAACAATAGCAAATGAAATGGCAAGGTCCTATAAAAGCATAGAAAAACGTTGGctgatttttaagaaaactgTCGATGAAGAAAAgcagaaaattttgaataatccAATTTACGTGCCTCGCTACAAATGGTGGCAAGAAGCAGCAACTATAATGCAATCACTACCTCAATTGAAAACGGAATCCATTTACTTAGAAGAAAAATCCGAATCGGAGAATGATGAAGGCGAATATGCAAGTCGTTTTGAAAATCCCATACCCTCTGTGGCACCTTTGTCTAATATGAATGAGGCCATGGCTTCATTATTTCATGATGACTTCTCCCTAAGTTCCAACTCCAATTCAGAGCAGACTTTAGTCAACGATGCTTCAAACTCCAGCAAAATTGTATGGAAAGGATTAGAAGATGATCTCTTGGAGGGCAAATGGTCTTTAAAGCATTCGGTGAAATTCTTACGTCTCTATGGGGTCCACCGATgtttatgggatttaaatgatcCCGACTATAGATCCAGGCCATTGCGTAATGCTGCCATTGAAGATATAGCAGCATCCATGGGTCATAATCTAACTCCCTCTTATGTGGCCaagaaaattaagatttttcgCATTACCTACATGCAACAACGAAAACGTATACTCGAGGCAACTCAAAGAGGAGAGACacaggaaattttattaaaatggttTCCTTTGGCCGATAGTTTTTTGAGACCTCATATTGGTTTGCGTTCGATTAAATCGGATGCCAAGGAAATACcacaatttgattttcaatatGTCTATGCTAATTTGAATTTAATCGATCCAGCCCTATTGAATGATTTTCGGGGAAAAGGTACGCAAAATGCCATAGACATAGGCGGCAATGAAGATGAATGCATCAACTCGCCTGCTGAGAAATAA